Part of the Poecilia reticulata strain Guanapo linkage group LG2, Guppy_female_1.0+MT, whole genome shotgun sequence genome is shown below.
AGGAACCGGATTGTATTTCACTGTATTGTCTCCTAACTGAAGGAAGCAAAGCATCGACTAAACCCTCAGTGGAGTCTCTCATGGCGTTCCTCCGCCATTACTTCATTTAGCATTGATTGTTGTGAGTGCTCTAATGGAGAGGAGTTTATAAGTCAGAGTTACTGCTGCTTTTAGTATTAGTGCTAAATGGACAACAACAGGGAGgctgattaatttttaaaatgagatttttggATCTATAGGGTTTATTGTTCAGGTCAACGTctggaaaaaactttttttattgacagAGTGATGATAAATACCTGAagagtctggaaaaaaacagtGACCAGAAACCGACTCCAGAAAGTCTACTCCGATCTTCCTGAACTAAACTGATCATCTTTGGACCTGAGGGGGAACGATCTGggagccacataaagacggttacaaagtcggccttctgtcacctgaaggaCTCAGCTCAGAGaatacactttaaaacatttctgtcagtttttaacTGATCGgcttaaagatctgctgctgttgtaccaaccttccagacccctcaggtcttctggttctggttctggttctggttctgctctgcatcagaaccaCAACCAAACATTAAGAAACAGCATTcggcttctatgcaccacaaatctggaacaaacttccagaaaacaggTTCGAGCTGCTTTGAAACACTTTACAATGTcgtgtttattgcttgttttctcAGCTGGTGGCTGTTTGGTGCTTTTATATTTGAAGCTCTTTCAGCTGCTTTGTTgcttaaatgtgtttcttgaaCTTCAAGTTGAAATGTGAAACTTGAACTTGCAGGTTAAACTCGGATGCGTCATCCCAGAGTCTGGCTGGTTGCTGACCACAGCTTCTATTTGCTCCATTTCTACCAACACGGATCCAGAATATTGATCCGTCTGAACAGAACCCGGACGACGGTCCGACCCAAACACGAAGACGCCGTCTCTGAATGAGGTCAGCACCAGGCTTCTGTTCTGCTTTGGTAAATGTAACTGCAGAGACGGGCGTCTGTCCCAAATgatcagtgtttcagctgttttgcagttttctggttgctctgctggttttctttagacagaaactttttcaaaaacctGGTAGTGCTGGACACCTTCAGGAGGAGCAGCCTGCAGAAAGAAACCTTTAAAGTCTGAAATCTTTCAAGTGTTGAAACAACAAACTCCTAAACCAGTAAAACATGGAGGGTTTATGTCGCCATCAGTAACGTGAAACCTGTGACCTGAGGCGAGGGAAGCATCAGGGGGATCTGTCCGTCCAGCGGGGCCGTCAGCAGCGTCTCGCCCAAAATATGGCGAAGGTGTCTGGCCATGACGGTCTGCTGCTCCACGCCGCAGTGATTCTCCAGGGACACGATGACGGGGAAGTCCGATACCTGCAGGGGGATAAACtcattaaacacaaatattataaccagctcttgttgtttttggtaAGTTTCAGCTCAGTTATTCGACTCTGCTTTGCCTGCGGTGATGAAAACGGTCGACATTCATCTCTTTTCTCAAGGCGCTGCCTCCTCCCGGCGGACATTGTGGTTTGAGGATTGAGTTGTTTTCACTTGGGTTCATTATGAGATAATTATGTCAAGGCTCTGCCGCAGCCACTCAAATACATTAGAGGTCAGCGCAAATTAATTAGTGGCATTTCCCGTGACAACAATTAGGCAGCTCGTCAGGAGAACGGTTCCCATGGTGACGCTTCCTGTGTTTCAGGACAACAACGAGCCACCGCAGGTTGAGCTAAAGTGACTGATGTGCTGTAAACATTATGATGATGTAATGGTTCAGATGTTGACTGCatttctatgactttgtatttttacgATGTGAAGCTCTTTGAAtggcattgttgctgaaatctgttatacaaattaacttgattgataaagtttaaaatataaaaatatgttaataacTGTGAAATGtaatagaattttaaaaagcatcatAAATCTAAGGGTTCATTCCCACCAGCCCTGTTCAGTCCGCCTTAATCCAACTGCAGTCTGTTTGTCTGGTCCAAAAAACCCAAACTCCGGTCCTCcaaacctcagtctgggttcagttgaagtgaactctggttcggttcaAATGCATTGCGAACGCCAAACGGACTGCAGGCCGCTCCAAAATCAGGAAatggactacagcacagggcattctgggtaagtacaaccaaagcaaacgtGCTAGcttagcgctagcaggagaaatgactgtggtctttagccaaagactGAAGAgttaaaatctgacgcctccatcttgtttccatctggtgaagaaggaagttgctctcagtgtctYcagaggttttcatgtcgtttccttcagtggttcttggtgcagcgcccccacaggccaggaggggaacaggttggtttgactcagagcagagagagagagagaaccacagcagctggaaaaacTCAAAGTTTGGTGCTCACCTTGAAGGCGTACTCTTTGAGAGTTGAGATAATGTCTCTGAAGAGGATTTTTGACGTTAGCGTGTGGCCGTGGTAGACGATGGGTTCCCCGTCGCTGCCGTCCCAGCAGTCCACCTCCACACAGCGGCAGCCTCTCTTCAGCGCCCTGCAGCCAGAGACACAAGCTTGACTCAGGAGTCATAAAGACAGTCAGACATTTTCCTTTCTGCCGTTTTAGCATGAAAACGTGTTTTGGTGGTGAGTTGGTGCAGTGCTCACTGGATGTAGGCCTCCAGGCTGCTCAGGCCTCTCAGCTGGTCCTCCAGCAGGTAGGTGTTGTGTGAGGAGGAGATGAAGTAGTGGCTGAGCGGCTGGTTCATGTCCTGGTGAAGCTCCAGGAGCGCCGGGTTGAATATGGAGCCCTCCTGGGAACACAGGTAGATCTGGAAACCCTCCAGCGACATGGAGCTTTCCTTCACGGCTGGACGGAGGCAGAGACACGAAACATCACAGGCTTTACTCTGCTGCTTAATGAGGACGTTTAAATGTCTAACCCGTTatatctggaaaaaaagaataatacatgattgtttctattttcctgtacatttttaaaaagtctcaaattcatgtatttaaaataaaggcctTGTTATTTCTTAcgttggccttaaatacatgaatcacaagtcttaaattttgttgtgggAGGACTAAGGGTGAGCATTTATCATATTGCTATAATTAATCATGATACATTTCTCAtcataataatatttttatcatcatcgtcacaataaattccagttTATTGTAAAAAACCTGAAGCTGTCTGTATTGTTACATGgctacatttattatttttctccattatttGTTCAGTAgagatgaatgaaaatgtgattaaatgccCCCACTGTGGGCCTTTTGGTGACGTGAATCACAGtgttttatgtgactggtgtcctataaatgttttacacataggaatgtttttcaaggacataatttgtgtttgtgggtctGCTTGCTGCCCCATGCAGTCACAGATGTACAGTTACCTTAGAAAGAAGTCATGAATAATTCttattgtcatattttaaatcCAGATTTCCCACAAAGCAGAATTATTTAATCTCTTATAGtctatgtagtttatttttcttgctggatttttctgtcaggcaaagtttgacattttcattgCAGTCAGTGACTTGAAGCAGTCGAGGCTACcgctagctgctaatatacccttgctagctagctagtgtTTTTGTACCCATTAGGGTTAAGTGTATATTTATTTCCAGTTGGCTGGACGACGTACTTCGATGtgcattttgcataaaaaaccTTGGCACTAccacaatttaaaatatgtgatattttttgtacataggtcttaaatttaattcataatggtcttaaaaagtcttaaatttgagttggtgaaaccagCAGAGACACTGCATGGAGTTACGTCAAACTAAACCTTTTCTGCTCAATAAATTGTAGTTTTACTGATAAAACAACCCCGAACATGTTGCTGTGAACGTGTGAGTAACTCCTGATCTGAACTGGGGATTCTCATGCATTCACCCGTCTCAGAGGGTTCGTAGCGCTGGATGAGCTGCTGGGCATGCTGGGAGCTCTGGTCGCCTTCGCCCTGCTCCAGCCTCAGGAaggcctccagctcctccagcgtTAGCCGCTCTCCGTCTCCAGAGTAGTCCTGGAAAACCTTCCACACCTCGTCTCTCTGGGTCAGCATCTGGTAGAAGTGGACAAACCGCTCGATTTCCAGGGAGCCGCTCTCACACTTGTCGGCCATCTGGAAACAAAGGAACCGGTTTTTAGAAGACGTCTTTACAACAACAGAAAACGTCTGTTGGGATCTTGGACTGTTTTGGAGTTTCATAAATATTCGGTGATAGTTTCTTACTCTCATTAGTCTGgttcctgtttttctgcagttcagTTTTTCTTAATGAATTTATCTTATTTCTTGTCTAGTTTTTCTTAAGTTActctagtttaattatgtttcctGCGTTCAGTTTTACTGTTAGCTTCACTCTCCATTCACACCTGCAGTCAGTCAGTTAATCAGCCCAGGTCTTAAAGTCATTATTGGTTGATAATCTCCAGTTTGTCCTGCCATTGGGTCAGAGCCGTACCGTGAACAGATGCAGGGCATTGTCTTCGTTCATCTCCACGTTCATCATCTTCAGCAGCTTCTTCACTTCCTTGAAGTTCATCTTCCCGTCTTTGTTCTTATCGGCTTTCTGGAACCAGTCCCGCACCCATCTGAGAAACGCTGAGGAAAACCTCAAGTCGTACAATCGAACTctcatatttaaaatctttaatttcttattttttactcAGATTTGAAAAGAGTAAAAGGAAAGCTGCTGGAGGGGGATACTGGTCCTGCCTCTCCTGCTCATCCATGGTTTGGGCTTTATGGATCAGCTTCCGGACTCCCTGGATCCAGGCCTGGGCCTCCTCTGGAGAGTCGGCCACCAGGTCCAGGTTTCCTTGGCGACCGTGAAACACCAGGGTGAAGCAGAGCTCGGCAGGAAACTCCTCGGCGATGCTCAGCATGACCTCAGACTGATGGCCCTCACGCACCGCCTCCACGTCCATCACTGAGACTGAGACAGTCGTTAGCACCGTTAGCTAGCCCAGCTGCCTCTGGTCCTTCACCTCTGCACAACACAGCTTCGTCTGACTGACCGCCTTTACGTCTGCTGCATGACTCTGCCATCACACTGTCTGATTCCCAGTCGCTGATCTACGATCAGCATCTTGCACCAGCAtccattgtttttaaaaagcggTGCACACATCTCAGCTAAACTCTCATTTCTTCTAGTGCAGCATACGCCTGTAAAAAACCTTCCAATCGTGGATaagcattagcatgctaacccCTCAGGTtgtatgtttttcatatttgaatGACGTCCAttttccaagatggccgccgtttTTGAGCCTTTTGAGCCAATTATAGccataaaatgttaacattttcataacaatATGTCACATCATGatggccattttgaaaaatgtcaaaaaagaaaaacaagatcaaGACAATGTGTATAACTTCTAAAGATCAAAGTATTCACAGTTTCAGTATCAGATTAATTTTTTACCAAATGAACTTCATGCATAACTTGCACTAAGCATCTGGCCTGGTTCTGttagacattttgtttctgttgctaGCCCAGTTAGCCCAGTTAGTTAGAAATGCTGCTGTAATGTGAGTTTTCCTCTACGTCCAGGAGCTGAGCCTGATCTGACGGTGTTTCTGCACTCACAGGTGGAGTGGCCCTTCCCCGCCCATCTGGATTTGTACCAGATCGTCAGGCCGTCCTCCAGCAGGCGGAAATGACGCTGCTTCTTCCAGGAGCGGGACTTGACCTTCCTCAGAGTCGAGCCCGCCATCATCAGCTTGACGTGCGGATCGTCCTGGACGTCTGAGGggaattattgacataatcAGGACAAAAACTACAATCAGTTAGATCCAGCCCACAATAATAGTGCTATAGCTAACTGTTAGCAAAACAAGCTAACACTGTTTGCTAAGCTAACGTTTCTCTGTATTTGTGCTGAAGGTTTACACTCCATTTGAAAGATGTAATGAGATAAAAGGTATCAgaacaaagcttttattttattttttatcagggCGGCTGTGTTTGATAAGAAACATCTGAGTTTTCTACTtctaggactttttttttccggttcaaaactggaaatttgatattctaataaaaacttgaatccacaatttaacctttaaccaaaatatttccaagggattttcttttttgttttaatgacaaacagaaaacatcctAAAATTCCTCCTGCAGCACAGCTTTATGTCCGTCAGGATGCTGATTAGGAAAAACCTGGTATTCACTGAGGTTCTGGTTGTTATGACAACCATTAGGTCAAAGTTCAGGATTTTGACTCGGCGTTCATTAAACCggaaagtcttcagtctgaaGAGGTCAAATACTCACATGAACCTTCAGGCTCCATCTTTATCTCTGGAACATGAGTGCGAATATTttcctgtaaaagaaaatacagatgTTGGTGAATTTCTCTGGCCTGAAAGTCCAAAATAAACACGTTAGAAAAGAATCGCATTCAGTCAGATTCTCTGAAGGGTTTTCAGACTTTCTTAGGATTTCCTCTGGACTTCACAGCTCAGCTCAGACTTCGTTTTGGTCCAGCAGGCTGGTGCCGATTCTCTCCCCAGCGAACGGGTTTGTTGGTTGAAATGAATCATCtcctccctgctgctgcaggaattTGTGGGAACGGCGTGAAGAAAGCAGCGGCTCCTCCTGGCAGCGGGACGCTGGGCTTTTATTTGTTCGCTGGACAGTCGGCATTTCACAGCATGGGAGTGTTTCTGAATCTTATCTGGAAGCAGAGAGGCCAGCTCGGTGCTGACGAGGAGGAATCAGAACCGACCCGGAGCGGAGCGACTTCCCTCTGATTTATTGGCTGTGATGCAGATTTTTCTCTAAACAGATCCAGACGTTTTGATCGGAAAGGAAAAAgtctttgcttctgttttggttttttctccCTAAGAAattaaatcccttttttttcccaattatttaatttcttaagaGGAAATCAAGCCACACAGACCGGGTCCAGTCGGAAAAGGCTTGAGAATTTGTTGAAAACTGGCAGTGAGTGTTTTCACTGCAGAAGATGTCTGACCCACTCTGCTGGGCAGAATTTGTTAAATTCAGTTCTACTGCAGGGCTTCCCAGCGTAAACTGCCTCGTTTCAACTCCCACATCACAATCTTGATCAGATTTAagtccaaactttgactaggacactCCACAACCTTCAGAGACAAAATGCTGGTCAGATCCTCTCCATCAGTTGAAATTATGGTTCTAACAGTTAGAGACGTCCAGGTCCCAGATCACCACACTGCCACCACCGAGCTTCACTGTAGCTGCTGTTAGTGTTTCTCCAGATGTGAGGCTCGTCTGTTGTTGAATTCCTTTTAGTCTGGGGGCGACGTGTTGCCTCAGGCTCTGTctaagtgatttcttgattctgaTTGTACTTTTCTGTTAATCTAGTtgcataaaaacaactaaacctGAGCGACGAAcagcctctcctcctcctgtgaAGAATCCGTTTCTACCTGTTGGCCTCGGCTCAGGTTGagtcagattaaaataaaagcgtTTGCACTTGCAGCTGGAATCTGACAGCTGATTGTAGGAGCAgatgatgaatgaatgaatttgtGAA
Proteins encoded:
- the plcd4b gene encoding 1-phosphatidylinositol 4,5-bisphosphate phosphodiesterase delta-4, which codes for MEPEGSYVQDDPHVKLMMAGSTLRKVKSRSWKKQRHFRLLEDGLTIWYKSRWAGKGHSTFSVMDVEAVREGHQSEVMLSIAEEFPAELCFTLVFHGRQGNLDLVADSPEEAQAWIQGVRKLIHKAQTMDEQERQDQWVRDWFQKADKNKDGKMNFKEVKKLLKMMNVEMNEDNALHLFTMADKCESGSLEIERFVHFYQMLTQRDEVWKVFQDYSGDGERLTLEELEAFLRLEQGEGDQSSQHAQQLIQRYEPSETAVKESSMSLEGFQIYLCSQEGSIFNPALLELHQDMNQPLSHYFISSSHNTYLLEDQLRGLSSLEAYIQALKRGCRCVEVDCWDGSDGEPIVYHGHTLTSKILFRDIISTLKEYAFKVSDFPVIVSLENHCGVEQQTVMARHLRHILGETLLTAPLDGQIPLMLPSPQELRGKILLKAKKLGRLETHLDETLTDEVSDEDEMANGDAESPSAEDRPAETTNKKSKLSRELSDLVVYCKSVHFHGFEHARSQAKCYEMSSFSESKAKKLAKDAGSEFVRCNARQLCRTYPSGLRTDSSNYNPQDMWNMGCQIVALNFQTAGLEMDLNDGRFRQNGCCGYVLKPDFMRDGDSRFSPDRPEDRPGYKPARLSIQVISAQQLPKVNQKEGSIVDPLVRVEIYGVPQDQTREETSHINNNGFNPVWNETLNFVVHSPELALVRFVVEDHDKTSRNDFIGQFTLPFTCIQPGYRHIHLLSKDGTAIPPSSVFVNVSVSELT